The uncultured Subdoligranulum sp. genomic sequence AGAGTGCTCTCGTCGAAGTAGCCGTCATGGATGGCTTCCTTGGTCTCGCCCTGGTAGACCGCCACGGCCTCGCCGGTGGAGTAGTCGTAGTAGCTCAGGTCCACAGGAGCGCTGGTCACGGTCTGGCCGTCCACCGTGAAGGTGGAGGTGTCGAACACATGCAGGCTGCCGTCCTTCAGAGCGGCTTCCACTTCGGCCACCTTGTCGGCGGTGCCTTCGGCGCACTCGGGCCCCAGCTCGGTGATGGCCACGGCGCCGTCGTCATAGCCCTTGGCCCAGTCGGTGGGAATCTCTTCCCCGTTCATGGCCGCGGTGAACAGCTCGGCGTAGTAGACCTTCCACACGTTGGTGGCGGAGGTCAGGGCAGCGGTGGGGGCGGTGTCCAGCATGTCGATGTTGTAGCCCACAGAGTAGCAGATGGTGCCGGCGTCCTTCAGACGCTGGGTGGCGGCAGGGGCACCGGTGGAGTCGGCGTGCTGGCCGATGATGACCGAACCGTTGGCGATCAGGGCCTCGGCGGCAGCGCCCTCCTTGTCAATGTCGAACCAGGAGTTGGTGTACATGACTTCCATGGTGACGGTGGGGAAGACGCTCTTGACGCCCAGATAGAAGGCGGTGTAGCCGGAGATGACTTCCGCGTAGGGGAAGGCGCCCACATAGCCGATCTTCACGTTGCCGTCGGCATCAAAGGAGTTGGGCTGGGTCTCGGGGGTCAGCGTGCCGCTGTCCACCAGTTCCTTCAGCTTCATGCCGGCCACCACGCCGGAGACGTAGCGGGACTGGTACACGGCGGTGAAGGCGTTCTTGAAGTTGTCCAGACCGCTGATGGCGGCGAAGTCGCCGGTCATGGAAACGAAGGTGGTGTCGGGATACTTCTCAGCGGTTTCCACCAGATAGGTCTGATGGCCGTAGGAGTTGGCGATGACCAGGTCGCAGCCCTGGCCCACCAGGTCCTCGGCGGCGTCGGAGCACTCGGCGCTCTCGGGGATCTTGTACTTCCAGATGATCTGGTCCTCGGGCAGACCCACCTCGGCAGCGGCTTCCTTGATGCCGTTGATGTGGGCGGCGCTGTAGCCCTCGGTCTCGTCGCCCACCAGGATGACGCCCACCTTCAGGTCGGTGGAAGCGGTGGTGCCGGAGGCCTCGGCGGTGTCGCCGGTGGCGGTGGAGGCGGCAGCCGAAGAGGTGCTGCCGGTGGCGCCGCAGGCGGCCAGCGACAGCATCATGGCGCCGGCCATCAGAATGCTGAACAATTTCTTCATAAATGTTACTCCTTCTCGTTCTTTGGTTGCGAAACAAAAAGAAACACGCGGCGCACCGGAACCCGGTATGCCGCCCTGTATCCTTCATTGTAGACACCGCGGCGGCAATTTTCAATAATTTTCGATGTAATTGTAAAAAAAATGTAAATGTGTAATCTTCGCCGCCATTTTTCGCGCTTTGAACTGTGGGAAACGCACAATACTTTTTGGGAAAAGTATGACTTTTCCGGGCAAGGCGGCCAGGACTGTTTCCCGGGCGGCGGTTCCGACGGCCGGAGCCGGGCGGGACCACCCCTATTATAAGGTAGCACCGGGGCGGCAGACCCCTTGCAAAGACCGGCATTTTTAGGTAAGATGGAGCTGAATGATGAAAGATAAGGAAGGATTGTCATGACAGAGGAAACAATGCAGGCCCGGCGGGCCTTTCTGGTGGATACGCTTCAGAAACTGCTGGGGCAGGACAGCCCCACCGGCTTCACCCACGGGGTGATCGGCGTGGCGGAGGGCATCGCCCGGGAGCTGGGCTTTGCCACCCGGCAGACAAACAAGGGCAACCTGATCATCACGGTGCCCGGTCGGGAGCCTGGCCGCAAGGTGGGGCTCTGCGCCCATGTGGACACCCTGGGCCTGATGGTGCGCTCCATCACCGCCGACGGCATGCTGATGGTCACCAAGGTGGGCGGCCCGCTGCTGCCCACCCTGGACGGCGAGTACTGCCGCATCTACACCCGGGCGGGCCAGGTCTACACCGGCACGGTGCTGAGCCTGTCGCCGTCGGTGCATGTGCAGGATGACGCGGCCACCCGTCCCCGGGACGAGAAGAACATGGCTGTGCGCATCGACGAGAAGGTGCACACCAAGGCGGACGTGGAAGCGCTGGGCATCGCACCGGGGGACTATGTCTGCTACGACCCCAAGACCACCGTCACCGAAAGCGGCTTTGTGAAGTCCCGCTTCCTGGACGACAAGGCCAGCGCGGCCTGCCTGCTGACCCTGCTGTGGCAGATGAAGGAGACCGGCACGAAGCCCCGGTACGAGACTTACTTCACCCTCACGGTCCACGAGGAGGTGGGCCACGGCGGCGCCACTCTGCCCACGGTGGACGAGCTGCTGGCGGTGGACATGGGCTGTATCGGCGAGGACCTGAGCTGCACCGAGTACCAGGTCTCCATCTGCGCCAAGGACAACGGCGGGCCCTATGACTACGAGATGGTCAGCCGCCTGGTGAACCTTGCCAAGGGCCACGGCGTGGACTACGCGGTGGACATCTACCCCCACTACGGCTCCGACGTGGGCGCCGCCTGGCGGTCCGGCATGGACTGCCGGGCAGCCCTCATCGGCCCCGGCGTGCACGCCTCCCACGGCATGGAGCGCACCCATCTGGACGCCCTGCGCGCCACCATGGATCTGGCGGGGCTCTTCCTGGAGCTGGCCTGATAACCGCATAACCCAAAAGGACCTCCGGCACTGCCGGAGGTCCTTTTTATCTGTGCCAGCTGCGGGCGGACAGCATGCCGAAGAGGGCGGCCAGAATCTGCTGGAACAGCGTGCCGATCATGACGGGGAACACCACCTCCGCCGGAAAGTAGGTGGAGGCGATGACAGCCCCGGCGCTGATGTTGCGCATACCGGCGCCGTAGATCATCGAGACGGTGATGTCATGGGGCTGCCGGAACAGCAGGGCCAGCAGCCAGCCGATGACATACCCGCAGGTCGCCAGCAGCAGGATGCAGCCCGCCGCCAGCAGCCGCTGGGCGTTCAGGTGGCGGATGTAGGGGGCCACCTCGGAGGAGTTGGCGGTAACCACAAAGATCAGGCAGAACTTGGAATAGGGCGCCAGCCGGGCGGGCCAGGTCTCCTTGACCCGGTCGCGGCTGAGCTGGTTGAGCACCATGGCCAGCAGGGCCGGCAGGGCGATCATGAAGATCAGCTCCTCCATCATCCGGGAGGTGTCGATGGCCACCTGGGAGCCCACCAGCAGCCGCAGCGTCAGGGGAATGAGGAAGGGGGACAGCAGGGTGTCCAGAATGACCAGCGCCAGGGACAGCGGGCTGTTGCCCCGGTAGATGGACACCCACATCAGCCCCACCACCGCCGCGGGCACCGAGAATTCCAGCACCATGCCCGTCACCACGTTGGGGTTGTCCGGGAAGAGCAGCCGTCCCAGGCCGCAGGCCGCCGCGGGCAGCACCAGGTGGAGCGTCACAAGGCAGGCCAGCAGGGGCAGGGGGCTGCGGAACACCGCGGCGATATCCCGGAAGCTGGATTTCAGCCCGCCGATGAAGGTCATGAAGGCGAAGACCAGTGGCACATAGGGCACCCCCAGTCCCGCCACCGAGGGAAACAGCACCCCCGCCGCCAGACAGCAGGGGGTGACCAGAAACATCCACTTTTCCAGAAAACGGTTGCAGCGCTGCAGCATAGAACCATCCCTCCTACGGGCGATCCGCCCGGGCAAAAACAGAGACTTCCCAACCAAAAAAAGCAAGGAAACTGACACGGGTCAGCGTCCTTGCTTTTTCGGATTGGCGCCCATTATAGCACGCCCGGCGGGGGAATACAAGGCCCCGCAGCCCCTAAACCGGGGCCCGGAAAAATTTCACAGAATCCGGGATTTTGTGGTACAATAAGACAAAACACCGGGGAAAGGGAGGCAATCGCCATGTATGTCTATGGTCTGGGTCAGAGTCTGACGCTGCTGGAGGCGCCGCCGGCGCCGGGCACGGCGGCGGTTTTCCTGCTCACCTCGGAGGAGCTGGACCGCAATCCCCGGCTGCCGGGGCTGGAGGGGGTACTCCACCACACGCCCGGCGCCCGGGATGCCCGGGTATGCAAGGCGGAGGTGCGCCGGGACTGCCTCAGCGGCACGGTGGTGGTACCCCGCCGGGGCAACGAGGGGGACCGTGTGGCCTTCGGGTATCTGCTCACCCGGGACCGGGTGGTGCTGTGTGACGACACCGGCACGGCCCATGCCATCCTCAAGCGGCTGGGCAAGGCAAAGCGCTGGCGGGAAAACGGCCCGGGGCGGTTTTTCTGCGAGTTTCTGGAACAGCTGCTGGCCCGGGAACTGCACCATCTGGAGGAGCTGGAGGACCGGCTGTCCCAGCTGGAGGACGGTGTGCTGGCGGGGGAGATGGAGGGCTTTAATGCGGCCCTCTCGCCGCTGCGCAAGCAGGCCCTGGGACGGCTGCGGTTCTACAACCAGCTGGACGGGGTGGCCTGTGAGCTGGAAAGCAACGAGATGGGCTTCTTCACCCCGGAGGAACAGCGGGGCTTCCACATGCTGGAAAAGCGGCTGGCCCGCCTGCGGGACGAAGCCCAGCTGCTGCGGGAATACTGCCTGCAGGTGCGGGAGCTGTTCCAGGCCGAGCTGGACATCCGGCAGAACCGCATCATGAAGATCCTCACCATCGTCACCACGGTGTTCCTGCCCCTGTCGCTGGTGGCGGGGTGGTACGGCATGAACTTCACCGGCATGCCGGAACTGCGCTGGGCCTACGGCTACCCGGCGGTGATCGCGGCCAGCGTGGTCATTGTGCTGCTCTCCCTCTGGGTGATGAAAAAGAAGAAGTTCTGGTAACACAGGCGCAAAGGAATACACCATGTCCATCGTACTTGACCATCAGCTGCGGGAACAGATCCCCCAGGAAATGCGGGATTTTCCCGTCGCCTTCTACAGCAACGAGCTGGCCGATCTGCCCGACCGGGCGGGGCCGGTGCACTGGCACCCCTACTGCGAGATTGCCACCGCCGTAAGCAGTGTGCTGGACTGTCAGGTGGGCCAGACCCACCTGCAGCTGCAGCCGGGGGACAGCATCTTCATCAACCGCAACATGCTCCACGCCATCCGGCAGCTCTCCGGCGGGGCGCCCGACCCGCTGCCCATCCTGGTCTTTGCCGGAAACGCCGTGGCCCCCGAGGGCAGCGCCGTCTACCGGAAATACATCCAGCCCATCCTGGACTGCGCCACGCTGCCCTTTGTGGTCTTCCGGCGGGACAGCGATCAGTGGCAGGAGGTCCGTGCCCGGATCGGTGCAGCCTGCGCGGCCATGGGGCAGCGGCCGGACTGCTACGAGCTTACGGTGCAGCGCTGCCTGAGCTGCGTGCTGGAAGCCATCTACCGCCAGCTGGATACTTTGCCGGCGGTCGAGGCCTCCCGGGTGCAGCTGAACACCCAGATCCGGCAGCAGAAGATGCTCTCCTTTATTTATGAACAGTACGCCGGGCCCGTCACGCTGGCGGATATCGCGGCGGCCGCCCACATCAGCCGCAGCGAGGCGGGGCGGTGTTTCCAGGCCTACCTGGGCTGTTCGCCGGTGGAGGCGCTCATCCGCTACCGCCTGCAGCGGGCCTGGCAGATGCTCCAGGAAACCGACCTGACGCTGCAGCAGATCAGCGACGCCTGCGGCTTCCACTCGGTGAACTACTTCCGGCGTCAGTTCCGCAGACGGTACGGCTGCGCACCGGGGGAAAAGCGGAAAATGGGTAAATAGTGCCCTTTTGTGGCGGTATACTCCCTTTTATTTGTTGGCATTTGGGCTTATAATACGTGCAACACCAACAGAAAGGAAGATTTACGATGGAATTTCACTGGCTGAACGAAAGCAAGATCCAAAAGACCGGGGACCGCATCGAGATTGTGGCGCCGGCCAAGACCGACTTTTTCTGCGGCAGCATCGACGAGTGCGAGGAGGGCATCCTGCCGGAATCCCTCTGCAATGCGCCCTACTATTATACCGAGATGGAAGGGGACTTCGTGCTGCGGGTGAAGGTCTCCCACGATTTCCGGGATACCTACGATTCCGCCTCGGTGATGGTCATGAAGGACGCCACCTGCTGGGCCAAGTGCTGCTATGAGCTCACCGACTTCGGCACCCACGCCGCCGTGAGCGTGGTGACCAAGGGCGACTCCGACGACGCCAACGGCTGCAACCTGGAGGGCAACAGCGCCTGGCTGCAGGTCTGCCGGGTGGGCAACAACTTCGCCTTCCACTACTCCGCGGACGGCGAGCACTTTTACATGATGCGCTACTTCCACCTGCCGGCGCAGCCCGTCATCAAGGTGGGCCTGCTGGCCCAGGCGCCCACCGGCCAGGGCGGCATGCGGGTGTACGAGCACCTGTCCATCGAGAAGAAGACCGTGAAGAACATCCGGGCGGGTAAGTGATATGGCGGATACCCGGAAGTACCGCAAGACCCTGCGGGCCTGCTACCTGGGGTTTGTGACCCAGGCCATCGCCGCCAACTTCGCGCCGCTGCTCTTTCTCACCTTCCAGAGCAGCTACGGCATCTCGCTGGAAAAGATCGCCCTCATCCCCGTGGTGTTTTACCTGACCCAGCTCTTCATCGACCTGGGCGCCACCCGGTTCGTGGACAAGATCGGCTACCGCCCCTGCGTGGTGGCCTCCCAGGTGGTGTCGGTGCTGGGGCTGGTGCTGCTGGCCGTGCTGCCCGAACTGCTGCCCGAGCCCTTCCTGGGCATTCTGGCGGCGGTGGTGCTCTACGCCGTGGGCAGCGGCCTCGTGGAAGTGCTGGTGAGCCCCATCGTGGAGGCCTGCCCCTTTGAGAACAAGGAAAGCCACATGAGCCTGCTGCACTCCTTCTACTGCTGGGGCGCGGTGGCGGTCATCCTGGGCTCCACCCTCTTCTTCGCGGTGTTCGGCACCCGGCACTGGCAGATCCTCGCGATGCTCTGGGCGCTGGTGCCGCTGGTCAATGTGTTCCAGTTCCTCACCTGCCCCATCGAGCGGCTGGTGGAGGAGGACGAGGGGCTGTCCCCCCGCCGGCTGCTTCGGATGCCGCTGCTCTGGATGATGATTCTGCTCATGGTCTGCGCCGGCGCCGCCGAAGCCTCCATGGCCCAGTGGGCCTCCGCTTTCACCGAGTCGGCGCTGGGCGTGTCCAAGACTGTGGGCGACCTGGCCGGGCCCTGCCTCTTCGCCGTCTTCATGGGCCTTTCCCGCATGCTGTACGGCACCCGGGAACAGAAGGGCAATCTGAGCCGCACCATGCTGCGCAGCGGCCTGCTCTGTGTGGTCTGCTACCTGCTGGCTGCCCTCTCCCCCTGGCCGGTGCTGGGCCTGGCGGGATGCGCGGTCTGCGGGTTCAGCGTGGGCATCCTTTGGCCGGGGGCCATTAGCCTCTCCTCCCAGGCGTGCCCCAAGGGCGGCACCGCCATGTTCGCCTTTTTGGCCCTGGCGGGGGACTTCGGCGCCACCGTCAGCCCCGCTGTGGTGGGCACCCTGTCGGAATGGTCCGGCGGCAACCTGAAAACCGGCCTGCTGGCCGCCACCGTCTTCCCGCTGCTGCTGGTGGGCAGCCTGTTTGTGCTCAACCGCCGCCGGCAGCCCGCCGTCCGTCCCTGACGGTTTTTCTAAAAATATCGCCTTCCCTGTCCTGCCCGGTCCTGCCGGGCGGGGCGGGAAATTTTTTTGCGCCCGCCCGCCGCTTCCTTTCGGGCGCCGGGTGGTATATAATGGAAGCGTTTGTGAAAATGAGAGAGGAGTACCCCCATGCTTTTCCTTTTGCTGGCTATGCTGTTCAGCGCGGTGCTGGCCATGGTGCTGAAATACCTCAACACCAGCAGCCCCTACGGCGTGTTTTTCTTCAACTACATCACCTGCACGGTGCTGGCCTTTGCGGCCATGGAACCCAGAACGCTCTATAACGGCGATTTCACCCCCTGCTGGCTGGGCGGCATCACCGGGCTGATCTATCTTGCCTCCCTGTCCGCCAACGGGTACAGCATCCATAAAAACGGCGCCATTCTCTCCTCGGTGTTCACCCGGCTGGGGGTGCTGGTGCCCATCGTGGTGTCGGTGGCCCTCTTCGGGGAGCGCCCCACCGCCCTGCAGGGGCTGGGCGTGGCGCTGGCCGTGGCGGCCGCCGTAGTGATGAACGGCCTGCCTGGCAGATCCCATGATTCCGCCGCCGGAACGCGGATTTATCTGGTGCCCCTGGTGCTCACGCTGCTGCTCAACGGCGCCGCCGACGCCATGTCCAAGGTGTTCACCCAGCTGGGCCGCCGCCAGGACGACGGCCTCTTCATGTTCTATATCTTCCTGTTCGCCGGCCTCGCCACCCTGGTGCTGCTGGTGAAGGAGCACCGCCCCCTCACGGCGCGGGACCTCCTCTTCGGTGTGCTGGCGGGGGTGCCCAACTTCCTGTCCTCCCGGCTGCTGCTGGCCGCCCTCACCCGGCTGCCCGCCTTCCTGGTCTACCCTTCCTACAGCGTGGGGGTCATCCTCGTCATCAGCGTGGCCAGCTTCCTGTTCTTCCACGAACGGCTGAACACCCGCCAGCTGGGGGCGGCGGCCATGATTCTGGCGGCGCTGGTGCTGCTCAACCTGTGAAGGCTCTCCCGCCTGCGGAAAAAAGCGGGGGACTATGGGGCGGGCAAGGAGGCACTGCCCTTGAAACTGGTCAAATTCAACAAAAAGTAATCGAAAAAATTGTGAGGAATCTGCCGGGGGATTCCCTTGAAGGAAAAAATCCGGACTGATATAATAAAAAAGATTATATAAAGTGGGTTGGCACGGCCCTGCCCGAAGGAAAAGGATGCCGGCCATGGAATGTCAAAGGAGGAATTGGGTTGAAAGGGATCCGCAGAAAATGTCTGGCGCTGTTGACAACGCTGGCAATGCTCTTCAGCTGGGCGATTCCGGCGTACGCTGCCGGGGAAATCTGCCAGGTACAGTATGATGTGACCTATGGCCAGACGGAAGCCCGGACCATGCTGGCGATGATCAACGACTTCCGTACGGGAGGCGACGCCTGGTACTGGGATGAGAGTGATACCAATAAGACACCGGTGACCGGCCTGCAGCCGCTGACCTACGACTACGAGCTGGAAAAGGTAGCCATGCAGCGTGCGGCGGAGATTGCCATCAATTTTGCGCACGACCGTCCGGATGGAACGGAGTGCTGGACGGCATACCACGATGTGGGAATCTACTGCGAAAACGGTGAAAATATCGCCGCAGGGTCCGCCTCGGCGCAAAGCGCTTTTGAACTGTGGCAGGAAACCAACGAAAAGTATGCCGGCCAGGGCCATCGCCGCAACATGCTTTCCAGCTCTTCCCAGACCTTTGCCGTTGGCCATGTGGTCTACAATGGTGTACATTTCTGGGTACAGGAATTCGGAACAAGCCTGGTGGGGGGAACCGAGACCCCGGCCAATGACGATGTGACCACGGCCACGGTCAATGTCAGCGCCGACCAGGTGACCCAGAAAACGGTGCAGGCACCGGCACCCGTCACCCTGGAACTGGACCAGGGAACGGAACTGCCGCTGGTGAATGTGACGATGACCCTGACGGAAACCTGGGGCGTTACCCCCCAGGCGGAAGCACAGGCCAGCTGGCAGGACGATCCCAACGGTATTGTGAAGGTGGAGGGCAATCAGGTGACAGCCCTCAAAGCCGGCACCACCACCCTGACCGGCACGGTGCTGGGAGAAGCGGTCTCTCTGGATGTGACGGTGAACGCTGCCTCGCTGGAGGGAGCCGCCGTCACGCTGGATCAGCCCCAGTTTACCGTGACCGGCAGCGAGATCCGGCCCGCCGTGACGGTGACCCTGAACGGCAAGACGCTGACCGAGGGAATCGATTACACCGTCTCGTATGCCAATAACATAGAGATCGGCACCGCCACCGTCACGGTGACGGGCACCGGCAACTATACCGGCACCGCGCAGACCACCTT encodes the following:
- a CDS encoding M42 family metallopeptidase — protein: MTEETMQARRAFLVDTLQKLLGQDSPTGFTHGVIGVAEGIARELGFATRQTNKGNLIITVPGREPGRKVGLCAHVDTLGLMVRSITADGMLMVTKVGGPLLPTLDGEYCRIYTRAGQVYTGTVLSLSPSVHVQDDAATRPRDEKNMAVRIDEKVHTKADVEALGIAPGDYVCYDPKTTVTESGFVKSRFLDDKASAACLLTLLWQMKETGTKPRYETYFTLTVHEEVGHGGATLPTVDELLAVDMGCIGEDLSCTEYQVSICAKDNGGPYDYEMVSRLVNLAKGHGVDYAVDIYPHYGSDVGAAWRSGMDCRAALIGPGVHASHGMERTHLDALRATMDLAGLFLELA
- a CDS encoding DUF1349 domain-containing protein, whose product is MEFHWLNESKIQKTGDRIEIVAPAKTDFFCGSIDECEEGILPESLCNAPYYYTEMEGDFVLRVKVSHDFRDTYDSASVMVMKDATCWAKCCYELTDFGTHAAVSVVTKGDSDDANGCNLEGNSAWLQVCRVGNNFAFHYSADGEHFYMMRYFHLPAQPVIKVGLLAQAPTGQGGMRVYEHLSIEKKTVKNIRAGK
- a CDS encoding MFS transporter produces the protein MADTRKYRKTLRACYLGFVTQAIAANFAPLLFLTFQSSYGISLEKIALIPVVFYLTQLFIDLGATRFVDKIGYRPCVVASQVVSVLGLVLLAVLPELLPEPFLGILAAVVLYAVGSGLVEVLVSPIVEACPFENKESHMSLLHSFYCWGAVAVILGSTLFFAVFGTRHWQILAMLWALVPLVNVFQFLTCPIERLVEEDEGLSPRRLLRMPLLWMMILLMVCAGAAEASMAQWASAFTESALGVSKTVGDLAGPCLFAVFMGLSRMLYGTREQKGNLSRTMLRSGLLCVVCYLLAALSPWPVLGLAGCAVCGFSVGILWPGAISLSSQACPKGGTAMFAFLALAGDFGATVSPAVVGTLSEWSGGNLKTGLLAATVFPLLLVGSLFVLNRRRQPAVRP
- a CDS encoding BMP family ABC transporter substrate-binding protein, which codes for MKKLFSILMAGAMMLSLAACGATGSTSSAAASTATGDTAEASGTTASTDLKVGVILVGDETEGYSAAHINGIKEAAAEVGLPEDQIIWKYKIPESAECSDAAEDLVGQGCDLVIANSYGHQTYLVETAEKYPDTTFVSMTGDFAAISGLDNFKNAFTAVYQSRYVSGVVAGMKLKELVDSGTLTPETQPNSFDADGNVKIGYVGAFPYAEVISGYTAFYLGVKSVFPTVTMEVMYTNSWFDIDKEGAAAEALIANGSVIIGQHADSTGAPAATQRLKDAGTICYSVGYNIDMLDTAPTAALTSATNVWKVYYAELFTAAMNGEEIPTDWAKGYDDGAVAITELGPECAEGTADKVAEVEAALKDGSLHVFDTSTFTVDGQTVTSAPVDLSYYDYSTGEAVAVYQGETKEAIHDGYFDESTLRSAPYFTLHIDGIVEDSDPVA
- a CDS encoding bile acid:sodium symporter family protein codes for the protein MLQRCNRFLEKWMFLVTPCCLAAGVLFPSVAGLGVPYVPLVFAFMTFIGGLKSSFRDIAAVFRSPLPLLACLVTLHLVLPAAACGLGRLLFPDNPNVVTGMVLEFSVPAAVVGLMWVSIYRGNSPLSLALVILDTLLSPFLIPLTLRLLVGSQVAIDTSRMMEELIFMIALPALLAMVLNQLSRDRVKETWPARLAPYSKFCLIFVVTANSSEVAPYIRHLNAQRLLAAGCILLLATCGYVIGWLLALLFRQPHDITVSMIYGAGMRNISAGAVIASTYFPAEVVFPVMIGTLFQQILAALFGMLSARSWHR
- a CDS encoding EamA family transporter, which produces MLFLLLAMLFSAVLAMVLKYLNTSSPYGVFFFNYITCTVLAFAAMEPRTLYNGDFTPCWLGGITGLIYLASLSANGYSIHKNGAILSSVFTRLGVLVPIVVSVALFGERPTALQGLGVALAVAAAVVMNGLPGRSHDSAAGTRIYLVPLVLTLLLNGAADAMSKVFTQLGRRQDDGLFMFYIFLFAGLATLVLLVKEHRPLTARDLLFGVLAGVPNFLSSRLLLAALTRLPAFLVYPSYSVGVILVISVASFLFFHERLNTRQLGAAAMILAALVLLNL
- a CDS encoding CorA family divalent cation transporter; this encodes MYVYGLGQSLTLLEAPPAPGTAAVFLLTSEELDRNPRLPGLEGVLHHTPGARDARVCKAEVRRDCLSGTVVVPRRGNEGDRVAFGYLLTRDRVVLCDDTGTAHAILKRLGKAKRWRENGPGRFFCEFLEQLLARELHHLEELEDRLSQLEDGVLAGEMEGFNAALSPLRKQALGRLRFYNQLDGVACELESNEMGFFTPEEQRGFHMLEKRLARLRDEAQLLREYCLQVRELFQAELDIRQNRIMKILTIVTTVFLPLSLVAGWYGMNFTGMPELRWAYGYPAVIAASVVIVLLSLWVMKKKKFW
- a CDS encoding AraC family transcriptional regulator — encoded protein: MSIVLDHQLREQIPQEMRDFPVAFYSNELADLPDRAGPVHWHPYCEIATAVSSVLDCQVGQTHLQLQPGDSIFINRNMLHAIRQLSGGAPDPLPILVFAGNAVAPEGSAVYRKYIQPILDCATLPFVVFRRDSDQWQEVRARIGAACAAMGQRPDCYELTVQRCLSCVLEAIYRQLDTLPAVEASRVQLNTQIRQQKMLSFIYEQYAGPVTLADIAAAAHISRSEAGRCFQAYLGCSPVEALIRYRLQRAWQMLQETDLTLQQISDACGFHSVNYFRRQFRRRYGCAPGEKRKMGK